The Aneurinibacillus sp. REN35 genome has a window encoding:
- a CDS encoding NERD domain-containing protein, which yields MEYKQVGFFKRVAKALTDTEKLKTPILVKEATESNQLIEQSKQEIANTVDEKQSKSLHEKIKLLELGLKGENSVLFELQNSFMPIHILHDVRIVHNDLKAQIDFVVLTRKFILLIEVKNYYGNILVNEKDEFIRQVYKGNRLAFQEGFYSPVRQVERQVEVFESYMRDMGAVTRTPIKSVVVFTNNRTVINTKKASKHVKEKLLRVDGLVAYIKQELEKSSPVRFMDNRMKEMSDYIKATHFELIDDETDLVEMKLLEETISTQNENNERIVSAQANNTDLEELLKKFRMNKATEQNVKAFHIFSNKTLEELILKKPCSLTDLKTIHGIGEMKINAFGEELIGIIKNHRQL from the coding sequence ATGGAATATAAACAAGTTGGATTTTTTAAAAGAGTTGCTAAAGCTCTAACGGATACCGAAAAGTTAAAAACACCCATTCTTGTGAAGGAAGCAACAGAAAGCAATCAGTTAATTGAACAATCTAAACAGGAAATCGCAAACACAGTAGATGAAAAGCAAAGCAAATCCCTTCACGAAAAAATAAAACTATTAGAACTCGGTTTAAAAGGTGAAAATAGCGTTCTTTTTGAATTACAAAATTCCTTTATGCCTATACATATCCTGCACGATGTTCGTATTGTTCACAATGACTTAAAAGCTCAAATAGATTTTGTTGTTTTAACAAGAAAATTCATTTTATTGATAGAAGTGAAAAATTACTATGGCAACATTTTAGTAAATGAAAAAGACGAATTCATACGACAAGTGTACAAAGGAAACAGGTTAGCATTTCAAGAAGGGTTCTACAGCCCAGTTCGCCAAGTAGAAAGACAGGTTGAAGTTTTTGAGTCATATATGAGGGACATGGGAGCAGTGACACGAACACCAATTAAAAGTGTTGTTGTTTTCACCAATAATCGAACGGTTATCAATACGAAAAAGGCAAGTAAACATGTAAAGGAAAAATTATTACGTGTAGACGGTTTAGTGGCATATATAAAACAAGAACTCGAAAAGTCATCGCCTGTTCGCTTTATGGATAACCGTATGAAAGAAATGAGCGATTATATCAAGGCTACTCATTTTGAATTGATTGATGACGAAACTGACTTAGTAGAAATGAAATTATTAGAGGAAACAATTAGTACACAAAATGAAAACAATGAACGGATAGTATCAGCTCAAGCGAATAATACCGATTTAGAAGAATTATTGAAAAAATTCCGTATGAACAAAGCGACTGAACAAAACGTAAAAGCATTTCACATATTTAGCAATAAAACATTGGAAGAATTGATTCTAAAAAAACCGTGTAGCTTAACCGATTTAAAAACCATTCATGGAATTGGCGAAATGAAAATTAATGCTTTCGGTGAAGAATTGATTGGAATTATAAAAAACCATCGGCAATTATAA
- the hsdR gene encoding EcoAI/FtnUII family type I restriction enzme subunit R, whose product MKKKLSERDICTKYITPAIQQAGWDLHKQIREEVTFTAGRIIVKGKVHSRKKSKRADYILYYKPNIPIAIIEAKDLEHSVGDGMQQALEYAEMLDIPFVFSSNGQAFLQHDRTGQSEKIEQEIQLERFPTPEELWSRYKNWKGIVTEEQEKVVTQDYFTDTSGKTPRYYQRIAVNRAVEAIAQGKDRILLVLATGTGKTMIAFQLIWRLWKSKTKKRILFLADRNILVDQTMSNDFKHFGDKMTKIKNRTVDKSYEIFLALYQGVSGAEDWKNIYKEFSKDFFDLIIIDECHRGSAKEDSAWREILEYFSSATQVGLTATPKETKDVSNIDYFGEPLYTYSLKQGISDGFLAPYRVIRYILDKDTGWRPTKGQTDKFGEVIEDRIYNVKDFDRNLILEQRTIAVAKKVTEYLKRTDRYQKTIIFCTNINHAERMRQAIANENSDLVAKNHKYVMRITGDNDEGKAELDNFIHPGSTYPVIAVTSKLMTTGVDAQTCKLIVLDSNINSMTEFKQIIGRGTRVNEEHNKYSFTIMDFRNVTNLFADPDFDGDPVQIYEPKEGEPPTPPDEEGDNEDFPPETDGGSGYNGDTDTEQSKTKTYYVHNIKVQVINERVQYYAEDGQLITESLKDYTKNTVKKEYSSLDVFLQKWNSAERKDAIIEELIEQGILLDELQDEVGREYDPFDLICHIAFDRKPLTRKERAMNVKKQDYFAKYGDKARAVLEALLDKYADEGIENIESMEVLKLTPFDEFGSVLEIMKSFGGKKQYLIALQELQQQLYTTA is encoded by the coding sequence GTGAAAAAGAAGTTAAGTGAACGTGATATTTGTACAAAATATATTACTCCTGCCATTCAACAAGCAGGATGGGATTTACATAAACAAATTCGAGAAGAAGTAACTTTCACAGCAGGGAGAATCATTGTTAAGGGAAAAGTACATTCCCGAAAGAAATCTAAAAGAGCTGACTACATCCTTTATTATAAACCAAATATACCAATAGCCATTATTGAAGCTAAAGATTTAGAACATTCAGTTGGAGATGGGATGCAACAGGCCTTAGAATACGCAGAAATGCTCGATATTCCCTTTGTATTTAGCTCTAATGGTCAAGCCTTCTTACAGCATGACCGCACTGGACAATCGGAAAAAATAGAGCAAGAGATACAGTTAGAAAGGTTTCCAACACCAGAAGAGCTTTGGAGCAGATATAAGAATTGGAAAGGGATTGTTACAGAGGAGCAAGAAAAAGTTGTAACACAGGATTATTTTACAGATACCAGTGGGAAAACGCCAAGATATTATCAACGTATTGCGGTCAATCGAGCAGTGGAAGCTATTGCACAGGGGAAAGACCGTATCCTACTTGTGTTAGCAACAGGAACAGGGAAAACGATGATTGCTTTTCAACTAATTTGGCGTTTATGGAAGTCAAAAACCAAGAAGCGTATTCTTTTCCTTGCAGACCGAAACATATTAGTAGACCAAACCATGAGCAATGATTTTAAGCATTTTGGCGATAAAATGACTAAGATAAAGAACCGAACAGTGGATAAATCATATGAAATCTTCCTTGCTTTATATCAAGGGGTATCGGGAGCGGAAGATTGGAAAAATATTTACAAAGAATTTTCTAAAGACTTCTTCGACCTAATAATTATTGACGAGTGTCACCGTGGGAGTGCAAAGGAGGATTCCGCATGGCGAGAAATCCTTGAGTATTTTTCTTCTGCTACACAAGTTGGTTTAACTGCAACACCTAAAGAAACAAAAGATGTTAGCAACATTGATTATTTTGGTGAACCACTGTACACATATAGCTTAAAACAAGGAATTAGCGATGGTTTTCTTGCTCCGTATCGAGTGATTCGTTACATCTTAGATAAAGATACTGGATGGAGACCAACAAAAGGGCAAACAGATAAATTTGGAGAAGTCATTGAAGACCGTATCTATAATGTGAAAGATTTTGACCGTAACTTGATTTTGGAACAGAGAACAATTGCTGTTGCCAAAAAAGTAACAGAGTATTTGAAACGAACAGACCGTTATCAAAAAACGATTATTTTCTGTACTAATATTAATCACGCTGAACGGATGCGACAGGCGATAGCCAATGAAAACAGTGATTTAGTAGCCAAAAATCATAAATATGTTATGAGAATCACTGGTGACAATGACGAAGGGAAGGCAGAACTTGATAACTTTATTCATCCTGGAAGTACCTATCCAGTCATTGCGGTGACTTCAAAGCTAATGACAACTGGAGTTGATGCTCAAACTTGTAAGCTGATTGTTTTAGATTCTAACATAAACTCTATGACAGAATTTAAGCAGATTATCGGGCGAGGTACTCGTGTGAATGAAGAACATAATAAATATTCCTTTACTATTATGGACTTCCGAAATGTAACAAATCTCTTTGCAGACCCAGATTTTGATGGAGACCCTGTTCAAATCTATGAGCCGAAAGAAGGAGAGCCACCAACCCCACCAGATGAAGAGGGAGATAACGAGGATTTCCCACCTGAAACAGATGGTGGTTCAGGTTATAACGGAGACACTGATACGGAACAATCGAAAACAAAGACATATTATGTTCACAATATAAAGGTGCAAGTCATCAATGAACGTGTGCAATATTACGCAGAAGATGGTCAATTGATAACTGAATCACTAAAGGATTATACAAAGAACACAGTAAAAAAGGAGTATTCTTCTTTGGATGTATTTTTGCAAAAGTGGAATTCTGCCGAAAGAAAAGATGCTATTATAGAAGAGTTGATAGAGCAAGGGATACTGTTGGATGAACTGCAAGATGAAGTGGGGAGAGAGTATGACCCCTTCGATTTAATCTGTCACATAGCGTTTGATAGAAAGCCTTTAACACGCAAAGAACGAGCGATGAATGTAAAGAAACAGGACTACTTCGCCAAGTACGGTGATAAAGCCAGAGCGGTTCTGGAAGCATTGTTGGACAAGTACGCTGACGAAGGAATCGAAAACATAGAGAGTATGGAAGTGCTGAAACTTACTCCATTCGATGAATTTGGCTCTGTGTTGGAAATTATGAAGAGCTTTGGCGGTAAGAAACAGTATTTAATAGCTTTACAGGAGCTTCAACAGCAACTTTATACAACAGCATAG
- the glmM gene encoding phosphoglucosamine mutase, with amino-acid sequence MGKYFGTDGVRGVANTELTPELAYKLGRFGGYVVTRGSKNEKPKVVVGRDTRISGPMLERAMIAGLQSIGAEVVRLGVISTPGVAYLTRALEADAGVMISASHNPVQDNGIKFFGGDGFKLLDEKEAEIEALLDADKDELPRPIGGDIGTVLNYKEGAQKYLQYLKSTVKNRFDDIKIVVDCANGAASALAAQLFADMEADVITLACNPDGLNINENCGSTHPEALQKAVIENGAALGLAFDGDADRLIAVDEEGRLVDGDFIMAICGISWREQGKLKKDTVVSTVMSNIGFYKGLEEAGIETRQTKVGDRYVMEEMLKGGYNLGGEQSGHIIFLDYNTTGDGLLTALQLLDVVVASGGKSLSELASSAMTQFPQILVNVRVADKSKLTGNTAVAAAIEDVEAKLGSNGRVLVRPSGTEPIVRVMAEGPDKAELEMYVKQIADVVEKELV; translated from the coding sequence ATGGGTAAATATTTTGGAACTGATGGAGTACGGGGAGTCGCAAATACAGAATTAACGCCTGAGCTTGCATATAAATTAGGGCGCTTTGGGGGATATGTTGTTACGCGCGGCAGCAAGAATGAAAAGCCAAAGGTCGTAGTCGGCCGTGATACACGCATTTCCGGACCGATGCTGGAGCGTGCTATGATCGCCGGGCTGCAATCCATCGGAGCGGAGGTCGTTCGCTTGGGTGTCATCTCTACTCCAGGCGTTGCGTATCTGACACGTGCGCTTGAAGCAGACGCGGGTGTTATGATCTCCGCTTCTCATAATCCGGTTCAGGATAATGGTATCAAATTCTTCGGCGGTGACGGATTCAAGCTGCTTGATGAGAAGGAAGCTGAAATCGAAGCGCTGCTTGACGCTGATAAAGATGAGCTGCCGCGCCCGATCGGTGGAGATATCGGTACGGTGCTGAATTATAAAGAAGGAGCACAGAAATACCTGCAATACCTCAAAAGTACAGTAAAAAACCGATTTGATGATATAAAAATTGTTGTTGATTGCGCAAACGGTGCTGCATCCGCATTGGCCGCTCAGCTTTTTGCTGATATGGAAGCCGATGTAATTACACTCGCCTGCAACCCGGACGGGTTAAATATTAACGAGAACTGCGGTTCTACTCATCCGGAAGCCTTACAGAAAGCTGTTATTGAGAATGGAGCAGCCCTGGGGCTTGCATTCGACGGGGATGCTGATCGCCTGATTGCTGTAGATGAGGAAGGCCGCCTGGTAGATGGCGACTTTATCATGGCAATCTGTGGTATCTCGTGGAGAGAGCAGGGTAAGCTGAAGAAGGATACCGTGGTCTCTACCGTAATGAGCAATATTGGATTTTATAAAGGCTTGGAAGAAGCAGGCATCGAAACTCGTCAGACAAAGGTTGGCGATCGCTATGTGATGGAAGAGATGCTCAAAGGCGGATATAATCTCGGTGGTGAGCAATCCGGCCACATTATCTTCCTCGATTATAATACGACAGGGGATGGCCTGTTAACAGCACTGCAGCTGCTAGATGTAGTTGTAGCATCAGGAGGTAAATCTTTGTCCGAACTTGCTTCCTCTGCCATGACGCAATTCCCGCAGATTCTTGTGAATGTGCGTGTCGCTGACAAATCGAAGCTTACTGGCAACACGGCGGTTGCAGCCGCGATTGAAGATGTGGAAGCCAAGTTAGGCTCCAATGGCCGCGTGCTTGTTCGTCCATCCGGCACTGAACCAATCGTGCGCGTCATGGCAGAAGGGCCAGACAAAGCCGAGTTAGAAATGTATGTAAAACAAATTGCTGATGTAGTAGAGAAAGAACTCGTATAA
- a CDS encoding CdaR family protein, with protein MMDKWLNNNTFVKVTSFLIAVMLWMVVNNDPATYSPGVGQAQVSTRVTQADLKVRYDARKYLVQAPSTVQVEIRGSKDLLAMSSLLSSDSLDVYVDLRNYGSGKHEVPVQYEGIPRGLEVTVQPRQVSVIIEEIKKLERTVQVDLVGKTQAKGKVGEPIVNPKTVTVTVPESQADNVAFVRAFVSVEGAEESISTKVPLRVLDRRGQPVEAAKISPAVVDVEVPLTSLPAKTVPLRVSTKGAPADGYRIDTVTSNPKEVTVYGSQEVLDTISSVTLPAVDVNDLSESKTVPVKIPLPDKAEKVSAMEANVTVNVVKGDEVATETGAAGPGDSQDDQSEQPVSVRDSVDLPIRIQGLAENQTSEFIRPVSGRIQLQLQGTKEAMERIDKGKLSASVTMDDKPPGQYTTPIQVSNLPPGIKITNEQNLQATVLIKEQADNQHANS; from the coding sequence ATGATGGATAAGTGGCTCAATAACAATACGTTTGTCAAAGTCACATCGTTCCTAATCGCAGTGATGCTGTGGATGGTGGTTAACAACGACCCGGCTACATACAGTCCAGGAGTAGGGCAGGCGCAGGTTTCAACACGTGTAACACAGGCCGACCTGAAGGTACGCTATGATGCGCGCAAATATCTAGTACAGGCTCCTTCTACTGTACAGGTCGAGATTAGAGGCAGCAAAGATCTGCTTGCCATGTCGTCACTGCTCTCATCGGATAGTCTTGACGTGTATGTAGACCTGCGTAATTACGGCAGTGGAAAACATGAGGTACCTGTACAGTATGAGGGTATTCCGCGAGGTTTGGAAGTAACTGTACAGCCGCGGCAGGTATCTGTGATTATCGAGGAGATTAAGAAATTAGAGCGAACTGTTCAGGTCGATCTGGTGGGTAAGACACAGGCGAAAGGCAAGGTTGGCGAACCGATTGTAAATCCAAAGACTGTTACTGTTACCGTGCCGGAAAGTCAGGCCGATAATGTGGCCTTTGTCCGGGCATTTGTCAGTGTGGAGGGTGCCGAAGAATCGATCAGCACGAAAGTTCCGCTGCGTGTGCTTGACCGTCGAGGACAGCCGGTAGAAGCAGCTAAGATCTCACCTGCTGTCGTGGATGTCGAGGTACCGCTGACGTCCCTTCCGGCTAAAACCGTGCCGCTGCGAGTCAGTACAAAAGGTGCGCCGGCGGATGGGTATCGGATTGATACTGTAACTTCTAACCCGAAGGAAGTCACGGTATACGGATCGCAAGAGGTGCTTGATACGATCTCGTCTGTAACGCTTCCTGCGGTTGATGTAAATGACCTAAGTGAATCGAAGACTGTTCCTGTGAAGATTCCGCTTCCGGATAAAGCAGAGAAAGTAAGCGCGATGGAAGCGAACGTTACTGTGAATGTGGTCAAAGGAGATGAAGTCGCTACAGAGACGGGAGCAGCAGGCCCGGGAGATTCGCAAGACGACCAATCCGAACAGCCGGTTAGTGTCCGTGATTCGGTAGATCTTCCAATACGAATTCAAGGGCTTGCGGAGAATCAGACATCAGAGTTTATTAGACCAGTATCCGGCCGCATTCAACTGCAGTTGCAGGGAACAAAGGAAGCGATGGAGCGAATCGACAAAGGCAAGCTCAGCGCGTCCGTAACAATGGACGATAAGCCGCCGGGACAGTATACTACGCCTATACAAGTAAGCAATCTTCCACCGGGTATCAAAATAACGAATGAACAAAATCTACAAGCAACAGTTTTAATAAAAGAGCAAGCTGACAATCAACATGCTAACTCGTGA
- a CDS encoding DUF2188 domain-containing protein, with protein MGKNQHVTPHSGGGFQVKGAGNSRATKVFDTQREAISFARDIAKNQQSELFIHNRTGQIRERNSYGNDPYPPRG; from the coding sequence ATGGGTAAAAATCAGCATGTTACCCCACATTCTGGCGGTGGATTTCAAGTAAAAGGTGCAGGAAATTCAAGAGCAACAAAAGTATTTGATACTCAACGTGAAGCGATTTCATTTGCAAGAGATATTGCAAAAAACCAGCAATCTGAACTGTTCATTCATAACAGAACAGGACAAATTAGAGAAAGAAACAGTTACGGAAACGACCCTTATCCACCAAGAGGATAA
- the cdaA gene encoding diadenylate cyclase CdaA, which produces MEDFTENFLGYILNGIDILIVTYIIYKLILLLRGTRALQLFKGIIVVVVLMLASTFLHLSTLKWLMDKALSYGVFAILVIFQPELRRALEQIGRGRLFSRSSTPEEKVMSDAIESVVKSVFYMAKRRIGALIVIERETGLSDYIETGISLTARSSTELLINIFIPNTPLHDGAVIMRKDMVMAAGCYLPLSENPTISKELGTRHRAAIGLSEVSDGIAIVVSEETGQVSIAMNGEITRDYDAEKLTQFLQEKLMMQGRTQSPIWQRKVKNDG; this is translated from the coding sequence ATGGAGGATTTCACCGAAAATTTTCTTGGCTATATCCTTAATGGAATTGATATTTTAATCGTAACTTACATTATTTATAAACTCATTCTTCTGCTGCGTGGAACGCGAGCGCTTCAGTTGTTTAAAGGGATTATTGTCGTGGTCGTCTTAATGCTGGCCAGTACCTTCTTGCATCTGAGTACGCTCAAATGGCTGATGGACAAGGCGCTGTCCTATGGTGTCTTTGCGATTCTGGTCATTTTTCAGCCGGAGCTGCGGCGCGCGCTTGAGCAAATTGGACGCGGTCGGCTATTCTCCCGCAGCTCAACTCCAGAAGAAAAGGTAATGAGTGATGCGATTGAATCTGTTGTCAAATCTGTCTTCTATATGGCCAAGCGTAGAATCGGCGCATTAATTGTAATTGAGCGGGAGACAGGGCTCTCTGACTATATCGAGACAGGGATTTCCCTTACTGCCCGTAGCAGTACAGAGCTGCTTATTAACATTTTTATTCCAAACACACCATTGCATGATGGTGCCGTTATTATGCGCAAGGATATGGTTATGGCGGCGGGCTGCTATCTTCCGCTCTCCGAAAATCCGACCATCTCTAAAGAATTGGGAACGCGTCACCGTGCGGCTATTGGGTTAAGTGAAGTGTCGGACGGTATTGCCATTGTGGTCTCTGAAGAAACAGGCCAGGTTTCCATCGCCATGAATGGTGAGATTACACGCGATTACGATGCGGAGAAGCTGACACAATTCCTTCAGGAGAAGCTTATGATGCAAGGAAGGACGCAGTCTCCGATCTGGCAGCGGAAGGTGAAGAATGATGGATAA
- a CDS encoding helix-turn-helix domain-containing protein, with amino-acid sequence MSSREVREMPRTFAQQLKYYRGLRGYTCKELGMMAKIDPGYVNSLERGKKKAPTYPIIKNLAKALKVDITDLIDIEPSEGELPLKSIQEVMVNQEYLIKGKLPTMETREDLLGLIEALLDCEWEEHSKHLDSVEILNRVDTFLRSIK; translated from the coding sequence ATGAGTAGTAGAGAAGTACGAGAGATGCCAAGAACATTTGCTCAACAATTAAAATATTATAGAGGTCTCAGAGGTTATACCTGTAAAGAATTGGGAATGATGGCGAAAATTGACCCAGGCTACGTAAATTCTTTAGAGCGTGGGAAGAAAAAAGCGCCTACCTATCCCATAATCAAAAATTTGGCAAAGGCACTAAAAGTAGATATTACTGATTTGATTGATATTGAACCAAGCGAGGGTGAGCTTCCTTTAAAAAGTATTCAAGAAGTTATGGTTAATCAAGAATATCTTATAAAAGGGAAACTTCCGACTATGGAAACAAGGGAGGATTTATTAGGATTAATAGAGGCATTACTTGATTGTGAATGGGAAGAACATAGTAAACATTTGGATTCTGTGGAGATTTTAAACAGAGTTGATACATTTTTAAGGTCTATAAAATAA
- the glmS gene encoding glutamine--fructose-6-phosphate transaminase (isomerizing) yields MCGIVGYIGTQDTKEILLRGLEKLEYRGYDSAGIAVVNGNGVRVFKEKGRIAALRDVVDADTVGSVGIGHTRWATHGVPNRVNAHPHQSKTSRFTLVHNGVIENDEYLKRDFLSDHSFASDTDTEVIVQLVEKFVGEGMTVEEAFRTTLKNLKGSYAIALLDEEDPDVIYVAKNKSPLLVGLGEDCNVVASDAMAMLQVTDTFVELMDEEMVIVKEDSVTIKDLEGNVVTREPFVAEIDASDIEKGTYPHYMLKEIDEQPFVIRNIIQQYQNEDGNLKLDESIRQAMKDADRLYIVACGTSYHAGLVGKQFIEKLAQIPVEVHIASEFSYNMPLLSKKPLFIFISQSGETADSRAVLVQVKKMGHKALTITNVPGSTLSREADYTLPLYAGPEIAVASTKAYTAQIAVLAILAVDSARAQGISLDFDPLKELGIVANAMETLCDNKDEMKKIADEFLSTHRNAFFLGRGIDFYVCLEGALKLKEISYIQAEGFAGGELKHGPIALIEKDTPVVALSTQKALDLNIRGNVKEVVSRGANPCIISMEGMENANDRFTIPAVHEILTPLVSVIPLQLISYYAALHRGCDVDK; encoded by the coding sequence ATGTGTGGAATCGTAGGATATATTGGAACTCAGGATACAAAGGAAATCTTGCTGCGCGGTCTCGAAAAATTAGAATATCGTGGATATGATTCTGCGGGCATCGCCGTTGTAAACGGGAATGGTGTGCGTGTTTTTAAGGAAAAGGGGCGCATTGCAGCGCTGCGTGATGTGGTAGATGCCGATACAGTCGGCAGTGTGGGAATCGGACATACGCGCTGGGCGACGCACGGTGTACCAAACCGTGTCAACGCTCACCCGCATCAAAGTAAAACATCCCGTTTTACTCTTGTGCATAACGGTGTAATCGAGAACGATGAATACTTGAAGCGAGATTTCTTATCCGATCATTCTTTCGCCAGTGATACAGATACGGAAGTTATTGTACAGCTGGTGGAGAAGTTCGTAGGAGAAGGCATGACTGTAGAAGAAGCCTTCCGTACGACGCTGAAGAACTTGAAAGGCTCGTATGCCATTGCTCTGTTGGATGAAGAAGATCCGGATGTAATTTATGTAGCGAAGAATAAAAGCCCGCTGCTTGTAGGTCTGGGCGAAGATTGCAATGTTGTCGCCAGCGATGCGATGGCTATGCTGCAGGTAACCGATACATTCGTTGAATTGATGGACGAAGAGATGGTTATCGTAAAAGAAGACAGTGTAACGATTAAAGACCTAGAAGGCAATGTAGTAACACGTGAGCCGTTCGTAGCCGAAATCGATGCGAGTGATATCGAGAAGGGAACGTATCCGCACTACATGCTTAAAGAAATTGACGAGCAGCCGTTTGTGATCCGCAACATCATCCAGCAGTATCAGAATGAAGACGGCAACTTAAAGCTTGATGAATCCATTCGTCAGGCAATGAAGGATGCGGATCGCCTCTATATTGTTGCGTGCGGCACAAGTTATCATGCCGGTCTGGTTGGAAAACAATTCATTGAGAAACTGGCACAAATACCGGTTGAGGTGCACATTGCCAGCGAATTCTCTTACAATATGCCGCTTCTCAGTAAGAAGCCGCTATTTATCTTTATCTCGCAAAGCGGGGAGACGGCGGACAGCCGTGCCGTGCTGGTGCAGGTAAAGAAGATGGGCCACAAGGCGCTGACGATCACGAATGTGCCGGGCTCTACGCTCTCTCGTGAAGCGGACTATACGCTTCCATTGTATGCAGGTCCTGAGATTGCTGTAGCGTCAACGAAAGCCTATACGGCACAGATTGCTGTACTGGCAATCCTTGCTGTAGATTCTGCTCGTGCGCAGGGCATCTCACTTGATTTTGATCCGCTAAAAGAGCTGGGTATTGTCGCAAATGCTATGGAGACGCTGTGTGACAATAAAGATGAGATGAAAAAGATTGCGGATGAATTCTTAAGCACGCACCGCAACGCGTTCTTCCTCGGCCGTGGTATTGACTTCTATGTGTGCCTTGAAGGTGCGCTGAAGCTAAAGGAAATCTCCTACATTCAAGCGGAAGGCTTTGCTGGCGGTGAGCTGAAGCATGGACCGATCGCATTAATTGAGAAGGATACACCGGTTGTTGCCCTGTCTACACAGAAGGCGCTTGACCTCAACATTCGCGGAAACGTGAAAGAGGTTGTATCACGTGGTGCGAATCCGTGCATCATCAGCATGGAAGGAATGGAGAATGCGAACGATCGCTTCACAATTCCGGCTGTGCATGAGATTCTGACGCCGCTTGTGTCAGTGATTCCGCTGCAGCTGATTTCATATTACGCTGCCTTGCATCGCGGCTGCGACGTGGATAAATAA
- a CDS encoding GGDEF domain-containing protein — MKYTGRIFGSLGLFLLHSVYIFYYFFRDGEVEPLDLYSYPLLIWIGYWGGKQFDKVRFYSEKDELTGIYNRRFVMNTYEKITSIAERTNSKLYVLVIDCDNFKAINDTYGHHNGDMVLIKISETLVDSTRKSDIVARWGGDEFLVIGLCNEEADLQTILQRLEEHLKNLAYQINLPIKASIGSAIYPNHSKDLFELIKIADDKMYNSKETKSTLKITKLQSQ, encoded by the coding sequence ATGAAATATACTGGCAGGATTTTTGGAAGTTTAGGCTTGTTTTTATTACACTCAGTTTATATTTTCTACTATTTTTTTCGGGATGGAGAAGTAGAACCGCTTGATTTATATTCATATCCACTCTTAATTTGGATTGGGTATTGGGGTGGTAAGCAGTTTGATAAAGTTAGATTTTATTCAGAAAAAGATGAACTGACTGGTATTTACAATAGAAGGTTTGTGATGAACACTTATGAAAAGATTACTTCTATAGCAGAACGTACAAATAGTAAACTATATGTTTTAGTAATAGATTGCGATAATTTCAAAGCTATCAATGACACTTACGGACATCATAATGGCGATATGGTCTTAATCAAGATTAGTGAAACACTTGTTGATTCAACAAGAAAAAGTGATATTGTTGCTCGATGGGGCGGTGATGAATTTTTGGTTATTGGTCTTTGCAATGAAGAGGCTGATTTGCAAACTATTCTCCAAAGGCTGGAAGAGCACCTGAAAAACCTCGCTTATCAAATAAACCTGCCTATAAAGGCTTCAATCGGTTCGGCTATATATCCAAACCATAGTAAAGATTTGTTTGAGTTAATAAAGATAGCTGATGACAAGATGTATAACAGCAAGGAAACAAAGAGCACATTAAAAATTACAAAATTACAATCGCAATAG
- a CDS encoding MepB family protein: MDDFYTALNYVNKMIYEANDLTVESVQEEKQNSKYGAGTFKLSSKTVRFRVANITPTKVGQFVAFWEKDENNKNQPYLYEEAPDLLVITTFKNENEFGQFIFPKEVLLKQNILRSTSTKGKMAIRVYPTWDSPSSKQAMKTQEWQLPYFVDMCNPNKLQLEKIIELYSF; encoded by the coding sequence ATGGATGATTTTTATACAGCATTAAATTATGTAAATAAAATGATTTACGAGGCAAATGATTTAACGGTGGAGTCGGTTCAAGAAGAAAAACAAAATTCTAAGTATGGTGCTGGTACATTTAAATTATCATCTAAAACAGTTCGATTCAGAGTTGCGAATATAACTCCCACCAAAGTAGGTCAGTTTGTTGCATTTTGGGAAAAGGATGAAAATAATAAAAATCAACCCTATTTATATGAGGAAGCCCCTGATTTATTAGTTATAACTACCTTTAAAAATGAAAATGAGTTTGGTCAATTTATTTTTCCAAAAGAAGTTCTTTTAAAACAGAATATTCTTAGGTCTACTTCAACAAAGGGAAAAATGGCAATAAGAGTTTATCCTACCTGGGATAGTCCGAGTAGTAAACAAGCGATGAAAACTCAAGAATGGCAATTACCCTATTTTGTTGATATGTGTAATCCGAATAAATTACAATTAGAAAAAATAATAGAACTGTATTCTTTTTAA